AGATTACAGCTTGATGAAGAGCACGGCGGTGACCACGGCGAAGCCCACCAGCAGCATCGTCACCTTGGGCATTCGGTTCCTGGGGGAGCTGAGCTCGTGCGGCAGGATCTCCATGAAGGTGATGTAGATGAAGGTTCCCGCTGCCAGCCCCTCCAGCGTGCAGCGGGCCAGCAGGTGCTGCGAGGACGCCTTGGTCTCGGTGAGGCCGATCCCCAGGCTGATGCCCAGAGGGGACATGACggcaaacagcagcaggcagcCGACCACCACAGAGCGCCGCAGCTGCCCCTGAGACAGCTTGAAGGACAGACTGAAGGAGATGACGCTCTTGTGGATCATCAGCGCCAAGCAGATCTCCAGGACGTCCTTCCCTTCCTCCTGCAGCCCCACAGCCAAACCCTCAAAGACTGAGTGCAAGGATAGAGAGAAGACCAGGATGAAGGCACGCAGGGCTGACTGAGAGCCAAAGTCCACGTGGAAGTGGCCGCCATCAGACTCCTCTGACgcatgatgatggtgatgggaGTGCTGACGGCCGCCCCGGTCGTTCGCTTGGATGTTGGAGTCCACCAGCAGAGCTCGACGCTCCTCCCGGTGTAAGGATGACTGGTCCTTAAAGGCCAGGATGATCTGctccaggaccaggaccaggaagAAGCCCATGGACACAATGAACTCAGGCAGGGGAAACTGGAGCTgcgaggagagaagaa
This genomic stretch from Anabas testudineus chromosome 16, fAnaTes1.2, whole genome shotgun sequence harbors:
- the LOC113170902 gene encoding zinc transporter ZIP1; translated protein: MTVGTRVSPSALQSPERIKPSLQMNPADVPALEIKLGALVVLLTITLLFGLAPLCIIRGAGRCSVHSDLRRRLLSLISCFAGGVFLATCLLDLLPDYLQGINEAFSSAGITLQFPLPEFIVSMGFFLVLVLEQIILAFKDQSSLHREERRALLVDSNIQANDRGGRQHSHHHHHASEESDGGHFHVDFGSQSALRAFILVFSLSLHSVFEGLAVGLQEEGKDVLEICLALMIHKSVISFSLSFKLSQGQLRRSVVVGCLLLFAVMSPLGISLGIGLTETKASSQHLLARCTLEGLAAGTFIYITFMEILPHELSSPRNRMPKVTMLLVGFAVVTAVLFIKL